A region from the Maribacter aquivivus genome encodes:
- a CDS encoding four helix bundle protein: protein MDYKDLDIWVQARVLVKTVYVLTKSFPKDEQFSLTSQVRRCVISVPSNIAEGCGRQSNKETIHFLHIARGSLYELETQLILAGDLNYISDIDNVLKEIERVKKLLNGFINYHKKL from the coding sequence ATGGATTATAAAGATTTAGACATTTGGGTGCAGGCTAGAGTACTTGTTAAAACAGTTTATGTTTTGACAAAGTCCTTTCCAAAAGACGAACAATTTTCTTTAACCTCGCAGGTTAGACGATGTGTTATTTCTGTACCATCAAATATTGCAGAAGGTTGTGGAAGGCAATCCAATAAGGAGACTATTCATTTTTTACATATAGCGAGAGGTTCTTTATATGAGCTGGAAACGCAGTTGATTTTAGCCGGAGATTTAAATTACATTTCAGATATAGATAACGTTTTGAAAGAAATAGAAAGAGTTAAAAAGTTGTTGAACGGATTCATAAACTATCACAAGAAATTATGA